In Polaromonas sp. JS666, one genomic interval encodes:
- the odhB gene encoding 2-oxoglutarate dehydrogenase complex dihydrolipoyllysine-residue succinyltransferase — protein sequence MAIVEVKVPQLSESVAEATMLQWKKKIGEAIAIDEILIEIETDKVVLEVPAPSAGVLTELVVADGGTVVSDQVIARIDTEGKAGAGAPAPAAAAAAAPAAAASSVPAPAAGGSMAGVPMPAAAKLMADANLAAGSVPGTGKDGRVTKGDVLGATAAGAVKSVAASPVPTGAPTTSLPQVAAQVKPADLGDRPEQRVPMSRLRARVAERLLQSQSTNAILTTFNEVNMAPVMEMRKRFQEKFEKEHGVKIGFMSFFVKAAVHALKKYPVLNASVDGNDIVYHGYFDIGIAVGSPRGLVVPILRNADQMSFADIEKKIAEYGAKARDGKLGIEEMTGGTFSISNGGVFGSMLSTPIINPPQSAILGVHATKDRAVVENGQIVVRPMNYLAMSYDHRIIDGREAVLGLVAMKEALEDPARLLFDI from the coding sequence ATGGCTATCGTAGAAGTCAAAGTCCCCCAATTGTCCGAGTCCGTGGCGGAAGCCACCATGCTGCAGTGGAAAAAGAAAATCGGCGAGGCAATTGCCATCGACGAAATCCTGATTGAAATCGAAACCGACAAGGTCGTGCTGGAAGTGCCCGCGCCTTCGGCCGGTGTGCTGACCGAGCTGGTGGTGGCCGATGGCGGCACCGTGGTGTCCGACCAGGTGATTGCGAGAATTGATACCGAGGGCAAGGCAGGCGCTGGTGCGCCGGCTCCAGCGGCGGCAGCGGCCGCTGCTCCTGCAGCTGCAGCTTCATCTGTGCCGGCCCCTGCGGCGGGTGGTTCCATGGCCGGTGTGCCCATGCCGGCTGCTGCCAAGCTGATGGCGGACGCCAACCTGGCGGCCGGCTCTGTGCCTGGGACCGGCAAGGACGGCCGTGTCACCAAGGGTGATGTGCTCGGCGCAACAGCAGCCGGTGCTGTCAAATCTGTAGCTGCCAGCCCAGTTCCTACGGGGGCTCCGACCACTTCCTTGCCTCAGGTCGCCGCGCAGGTGAAGCCCGCTGACCTGGGCGATCGTCCCGAGCAGCGTGTGCCCATGAGCCGCCTGCGTGCGCGCGTGGCCGAGCGCCTGTTGCAGTCCCAATCCACCAACGCCATCCTCACTACCTTCAATGAAGTGAACATGGCTCCCGTGATGGAAATGCGCAAGCGATTCCAGGAGAAATTCGAGAAGGAGCATGGCGTCAAGATCGGCTTCATGAGCTTTTTTGTGAAGGCCGCAGTGCATGCGTTGAAGAAGTACCCGGTCCTGAACGCGTCGGTCGACGGTAACGACATCGTCTACCACGGCTACTTCGACATCGGTATTGCTGTCGGTTCACCGCGCGGCCTGGTGGTGCCCATCCTGCGCAATGCCGACCAGATGAGCTTTGCCGACATCGAGAAGAAGATCGCCGAATATGGTGCCAAGGCGCGCGATGGCAAGCTGGGCATCGAAGAGATGACGGGTGGTACCTTCTCGATCTCCAACGGCGGTGTGTTCGGCTCCATGCTGTCCACGCCCATCATCAACCCACCGCAGTCCGCCATTCTGGGCGTGCACGCCACGAAAGACCGGGCAGTCGTCGAGAACGGCCAGATTGTGGTTCGCCCGATGAACTACCTGGCCATGAGCTATGACCACCGCATCATTGATGGCCGCGAAGCCGTGCTGGGCCTGGTGGCCATGAAGGAAGCGCTGGAAGATCCGGCCCGCTTGCTGTTTGATATTTGA
- a CDS encoding 2-oxoglutarate dehydrogenase E1 component, with translation MSSSSQTPASVYSAYNGNTYLFGGNAPYVEEMYENYLANPGSVPDNWRDYFDALQHVPAVDGSNAKDVPHLPVVNAFAERAKQGQTKVGEASGADSEMGRKRTATQQLIAAYRNVGARWADLDPLKRAERDKIPELEPSFYGFTDADQETVFNTSNTFFGKDTMSLRELINALRETYCGTIGAEYMYATDQNQKRWWQQKLESIRSKPNLTKEKKLHILDRLTAAEGLERFLHTKYVGQKRFSLEGGESFIASMDELIQQGGIKGVQEIVIGMAHRGRLNVLVNSLGKVPADLFAEFDHTAPEDLPSGDVKYHQGFSSDVTTPGGPVHLSLAFNPSHLEIVNPVVEGSVRARMDRRADPKGLQVLPVLVHGDAAFAGQGVVMETLALAETRGYFTGGTVHIVINNQIGFTTSDPRDSRSTLYCTDVVKMIEAPVLHVNGDDPEAVVLATQLALEFRMEFQKDVVVDIICFRKLGHNEQDTPALTQPLMYKKIAQHPGTRRLYADKLSAQGMGDTLGDDMVKATRAALDAGKSTFDPVLTNFKSKYAVDWVPYLGKKWTDAGDTAIPMAEWKRLADRITAIPSSVTPHQLVKKVYDDRAAMGRGDIPVDWGMGEHMAFASLVASGYPVRLSGEDCGRGTFTHRHAVIHDQSREKWDTGTYVPLQNVAENQAPFVVIDSILSEEAVLAFEYGYASNDPNTLVIWEAQFGDFANGAQVVIDQFIASGEVKWGRVNGITLMLPHGYEGQGPEHSSARLERFMQLSADTNMQVVQPTTASQIFHVLRRQMVRNLRKPLVIMTPKSLLRNKDATSPLSEFTKGSFQTIIPENKEEIIKKADKVKRIIACSGKVYYDLAKKREEKGADDVVILRVEQLYPFPHKAFAAELKKYPNVTDLVWCQDEPQNQGAWFFVQHYIHENMFEGQKLGYSGRAASASPASGYSYLHQEQQKALVDGAFGKLKGFVLTK, from the coding sequence ATGAGTTCCAGCTCGCAGACACCTGCATCTGTCTATTCTGCCTATAACGGCAACACTTATCTTTTCGGCGGCAATGCGCCCTATGTCGAAGAGATGTACGAAAACTATCTTGCCAATCCTGGCAGCGTGCCCGATAACTGGCGCGATTACTTCGACGCACTCCAGCATGTTCCCGCCGTGGATGGCAGCAATGCCAAAGACGTGCCGCACCTGCCCGTCGTCAACGCCTTTGCCGAGCGTGCCAAACAGGGCCAGACCAAAGTCGGGGAGGCCAGCGGTGCCGACTCAGAAATGGGGCGCAAGCGCACGGCCACCCAGCAACTGATTGCCGCGTACCGCAACGTCGGTGCCCGCTGGGCTGATCTCGACCCCCTGAAGCGCGCCGAGCGCGACAAGATTCCCGAGCTGGAGCCGTCTTTCTACGGCTTCACCGATGCCGACCAGGAAACGGTGTTCAACACCAGCAACACCTTCTTCGGCAAAGACACCATGAGCTTGCGTGAGCTGATCAACGCGCTGCGCGAGACCTATTGCGGCACGATCGGCGCCGAGTACATGTATGCCACCGACCAGAACCAGAAGCGCTGGTGGCAGCAAAAGCTGGAATCGATTCGCAGCAAGCCCAATCTCACAAAAGAGAAAAAACTCCACATCCTTGACCGGCTCACCGCAGCGGAAGGCCTTGAGCGCTTTTTGCACACCAAATACGTGGGCCAGAAGCGCTTCTCGCTCGAAGGCGGCGAAAGCTTCATCGCCAGCATGGATGAATTGATCCAGCAGGGTGGCATCAAGGGTGTGCAGGAAATTGTCATCGGCATGGCCCACCGGGGCCGCCTCAATGTGCTGGTCAACTCGCTGGGCAAAGTGCCGGCTGACCTGTTTGCCGAGTTTGACCATACCGCCCCTGAAGATCTGCCCAGCGGTGACGTGAAATACCACCAGGGTTTCAGCTCCGACGTGACCACCCCTGGTGGCCCGGTGCATCTGAGCCTGGCATTCAACCCTTCGCACCTGGAAATCGTGAACCCCGTGGTGGAGGGTTCGGTGCGTGCCCGCATGGACCGCCGTGCCGATCCGAAAGGACTGCAGGTGTTGCCGGTTCTGGTGCATGGTGACGCCGCCTTTGCAGGGCAGGGCGTTGTGATGGAGACGCTGGCACTGGCCGAAACCCGCGGTTATTTCACGGGCGGCACGGTGCACATCGTGATCAACAACCAGATCGGCTTTACCACCAGCGACCCGCGTGACAGCCGTTCCACGCTGTACTGCACCGATGTGGTCAAGATGATTGAAGCGCCGGTGCTGCACGTCAATGGCGATGACCCGGAGGCCGTGGTGCTGGCTACCCAGCTGGCGCTTGAGTTCCGCATGGAATTCCAGAAAGATGTCGTCGTGGACATCATCTGCTTCCGCAAACTGGGCCACAACGAGCAGGACACGCCTGCACTGACCCAGCCACTGATGTACAAGAAGATTGCGCAGCACCCTGGAACCCGCCGCCTGTATGCCGACAAGCTGTCTGCACAGGGCATGGGCGACACGCTGGGCGACGACATGGTCAAGGCCACCCGCGCAGCGCTGGACGCCGGCAAGAGCACGTTTGACCCAGTGCTGACCAATTTCAAGAGCAAGTATGCGGTTGACTGGGTTCCCTATCTGGGCAAAAAGTGGACCGACGCGGGGGACACCGCCATTCCCATGGCCGAATGGAAACGCCTGGCCGACAGAATCACCGCCATCCCTTCCAGCGTGACACCGCACCAGCTCGTCAAGAAGGTGTATGACGACCGCGCAGCCATGGGCCGCGGTGACATCCCCGTGGACTGGGGCATGGGCGAGCACATGGCGTTTGCCTCGCTGGTGGCCAGCGGCTACCCGGTGCGCCTGTCGGGTGAAGACTGCGGTCGCGGAACCTTCACCCATCGCCATGCCGTGATTCACGACCAGAGCCGTGAAAAATGGGATACCGGCACCTACGTGCCGCTGCAGAATGTGGCTGAGAACCAGGCCCCGTTTGTGGTGATCGACTCCATCCTCTCGGAAGAAGCGGTGCTGGCCTTCGAGTACGGCTATGCCTCCAACGATCCCAATACGCTGGTGATCTGGGAAGCGCAGTTCGGCGACTTCGCCAATGGTGCGCAGGTCGTGATTGACCAGTTCATCGCTTCCGGTGAGGTGAAGTGGGGCCGCGTCAACGGCATCACGCTGATGCTGCCGCATGGCTACGAAGGCCAGGGGCCCGAGCACAGCTCGGCACGCCTGGAGCGCTTCATGCAGCTGTCTGCCGATACCAATATGCAGGTGGTTCAGCCGACGACCGCCAGCCAGATCTTCCACGTGCTGCGCCGCCAGATGGTGCGCAACCTGCGCAAACCTCTGGTGATCATGACGCCCAAGTCGCTGCTGCGCAACAAGGACGCCACGTCGCCGCTGTCCGAGTTCACCAAAGGCAGCTTCCAGACCATCATTCCCGAGAACAAGGAAGAGATCATCAAGAAGGCCGACAAGGTCAAGCGCATCATTGCCTGCTCTGGCAAGGTGTACTACGACCTGGCTAAGAAGCGCGAAGAAAAGGGCGCTGACGATGTGGTGATTTTGCGTGTTGAGCAGCTCTACCCCTTCCCGCACAAGGCGTTTGCGGCGGAGCTGAAAAAGTACCCGAATGTCACCGACCTTGTGTGGTGCCAGGACGAGCCGCAAAACCAGGGCGCCTGGTTCTTTGTGCAGCATTACATCCACGAGAACATGTTCGAAGGCCAGAAGCTCGGCTACTCAGGCCGTGCAGCCTCGGCGTCACCGGCCTCCGGGTATTCGTACCTGCATCAGGAGCAGCAAAAAGCGCTGGTGGACGGCGCGTTTGGCAAGCTCAAGGGCTTTGTGCTGACCAAGTAA
- the soxB gene encoding thiosulfohydrolase SoxB, whose translation MNLSRREFASVMAAALAAGFPLQREASAAQAGGLYNLPRSGNVHLLHMTDCHAQLLPSYFREPSVNLGVGAMRGQVPHLVGEQLLKAASLKSGTPEAHAFTYLDFERSARQYGKVGGFSHLATLVRQLKADRPGALLLDGGDTWQGSATALWTQGQDMVDAAKLLGVDIMTGHWDFTYGEERVKKIIEQDFAGKVDFIAQNIKTSDFGDPVFKPYVIREMNGVAVAIVGQAFPYTPIANPGWQTPNWTFGIRESEMQETVNEARAKGAQAVVLLSHNGMDVDLKMASRVTGIDAILGGHTHDGVPVPVIVKNPGGQTIVTNAGSNGKFLGVLDLDVKDKQVRGFSYRLLPVFSSLLPADSAMSALISRVRAPYDAKLSEKLALTEGTLYRRGNFNGTFDQLILDALMDVRGAEIAFSPGFRWGTSLLPGQAITREHLMDQTAITYPWTTLTDMRGETIKTILEDVGDNLFNPDPYYQQGGDMVRVGGLTYTCEPGAKMGSRIQNMRLKGQLIEAGKTYKVAGWAPVAEASKHAGPPVWEVVEHYLKAQKVIKPAKPNTPELLGVAGNPGLGLAL comes from the coding sequence ATGAATCTGTCCCGCCGCGAATTTGCAAGTGTCATGGCTGCGGCCCTGGCTGCCGGTTTTCCGTTACAGCGCGAGGCCAGTGCTGCCCAGGCTGGTGGCTTGTACAACTTGCCGCGCTCCGGCAATGTGCACCTGTTGCACATGACGGATTGCCACGCCCAGTTGTTGCCCAGTTATTTTCGCGAGCCCTCTGTCAACCTGGGCGTCGGCGCCATGCGCGGGCAGGTTCCTCATCTGGTGGGCGAGCAACTGTTGAAAGCGGCCAGCCTGAAGTCGGGCACACCCGAGGCGCATGCCTTTACCTATCTGGACTTTGAGCGGTCTGCCCGCCAGTACGGCAAGGTGGGTGGTTTTTCCCACCTGGCTACGCTGGTCAGGCAACTCAAGGCGGATCGCCCCGGTGCGCTGCTGCTCGATGGCGGTGATACCTGGCAAGGCAGCGCCACGGCGCTCTGGACGCAGGGCCAGGACATGGTGGACGCCGCGAAGTTGCTGGGCGTGGACATCATGACCGGCCACTGGGACTTCACCTATGGCGAGGAACGTGTCAAGAAAATCATCGAGCAGGACTTTGCCGGCAAGGTCGACTTCATCGCGCAAAACATCAAGACCAGCGACTTTGGCGACCCGGTGTTCAAGCCCTATGTGATCAGGGAGATGAACGGCGTGGCTGTCGCCATCGTGGGCCAGGCCTTTCCCTACACACCCATTGCCAACCCCGGCTGGCAAACGCCAAACTGGACTTTCGGCATCCGCGAAAGCGAGATGCAGGAAACGGTCAATGAGGCGCGCGCCAAGGGCGCGCAGGCGGTGGTGCTGCTCAGCCACAACGGCATGGACGTGGACCTGAAGATGGCCTCGCGCGTTACCGGTATCGACGCCATTCTGGGTGGGCATACTCACGACGGCGTGCCGGTGCCTGTGATTGTCAAAAACCCGGGCGGCCAGACCATCGTGACCAATGCGGGAAGCAATGGCAAGTTTCTGGGCGTGCTGGATCTGGACGTGAAGGACAAGCAGGTGCGGGGTTTCAGCTACCGCCTGCTGCCGGTGTTTTCCAGTCTGTTGCCGGCTGATTCCGCCATGAGTGCGCTGATTTCCAGGGTGCGTGCGCCTTATGATGCCAAATTGTCGGAAAAACTGGCGTTGACCGAAGGCACGCTGTACCGCCGTGGCAATTTCAACGGCACCTTTGACCAGCTCATCCTCGACGCCCTGATGGACGTACGCGGCGCCGAAATCGCCTTTTCCCCCGGGTTTCGCTGGGGAACATCGTTGCTGCCCGGCCAGGCCATCACGCGCGAACACCTGATGGACCAGACCGCGATCACCTATCCGTGGACCACCCTGACGGACATGCGCGGCGAGACGATCAAAACCATTCTGGAGGACGTGGGTGACAACCTGTTCAATCCCGATCCTTATTACCAGCAGGGCGGTGACATGGTGCGGGTGGGCGGGCTGACCTATACCTGCGAGCCGGGAGCCAAAATGGGGTCGCGCATCCAGAACATGCGCCTGAAAGGCCAATTGATTGAGGCTGGCAAGACTTACAAGGTGGCCGGCTGGGCGCCGGTTGCCGAGGCCAGCAAACATGCCGGGCCGCCCGTCTGGGAGGTGGTCGAGCACTATCTCAAGGCTCAAAAGGTGATCAAACCGGCCAAGCCCAATACCCCCGAGCTGCTCGGCGTTGCGGGTAACCCCGGGCTCGGCCTGGCGCTGTAA
- the soxX gene encoding sulfur oxidation c-type cytochrome SoxX, with the protein MNKTQKKVALLAVGTALTVLLAGCAMAPTSQAVDEATAQVLKGSFREQGIARLDRLKLDASNQACSEAAGKPLDEKLAKAIEEANLKTVKFPLDGKFIGNWREGEKIAQNGRGLTWSDKPGEANGGSCYNCHQISKAELSFGSIGPSLYNYGKLRGVSDPAAAASKPIVEYTWGKLWNAKAYNACSGMPRFGHAAILGEQQIRDVMALLLDPQSPVNK; encoded by the coding sequence ATGAACAAGACACAAAAAAAAGTAGCCCTGCTGGCAGTCGGCACCGCTTTGACCGTGCTGCTGGCCGGTTGCGCGATGGCGCCCACGTCGCAGGCGGTTGATGAAGCCACCGCCCAAGTGCTGAAGGGCTCGTTCCGCGAACAGGGTATTGCCAGGCTGGACCGGCTCAAGCTCGATGCCTCCAACCAGGCCTGTTCGGAGGCTGCGGGGAAGCCGCTCGATGAAAAACTGGCCAAAGCCATTGAAGAGGCCAACCTGAAAACGGTGAAGTTTCCCTTGGATGGCAAATTTATCGGCAACTGGCGCGAAGGCGAAAAAATTGCCCAGAACGGGCGCGGCCTGACCTGGAGCGACAAGCCCGGTGAAGCCAACGGTGGCAGCTGCTACAACTGCCATCAGATCAGCAAGGCGGAACTGTCTTTTGGCTCGATAGGCCCCAGCCTTTACAACTACGGCAAGCTGCGCGGCGTGAGTGACCCGGCCGCTGCTGCCAGCAAACCCATTGTTGAGTACACCTGGGGAAAACTCTGGAACGCCAAGGCCTACAACGCCTGCTCCGGCATGCCCCGGTTTGGCCATGCGGCCATCCTGGGTGAGCAGCAGATTCGCGACGTGATGGCGCTGCTGCTGGATCCGCAATCGCCGGTCAATAAATAA
- the soxA gene encoding sulfur oxidation c-type cytochrome SoxA, with protein MKSSLYGPAALAALTALALFPLSAAAQKSTAEGIAEYRAMLADGNPAELYEAKGELIWKQARGPKNASLEKCDLGKGPGVVKGTFVELPRFFADTRRVQDLESRLLTCMEQLQGFNAADIAKTSFGTGEQKTIESLVAYISGESRGMSFNLPQAHAQEKLMYEVGKKVFYLRGGPYDFSCASCHGEDNKRVRLQDLPNLTKEPGASTGFGAWPAYRVSSGDLWSMQRRLNDCYRQQRFPFPGYASDATIALGVYMGVNSKGGASTAPALKR; from the coding sequence ATGAAATCAAGCCTGTACGGGCCTGCGGCACTGGCGGCACTTACGGCACTGGCGCTGTTCCCGTTGTCCGCCGCCGCGCAGAAAAGCACCGCCGAGGGCATCGCCGAGTACCGTGCGATGCTGGCCGATGGCAACCCGGCCGAGCTGTATGAGGCCAAGGGTGAGCTGATCTGGAAACAGGCGCGCGGCCCGAAGAATGCTTCGCTCGAAAAATGCGACCTGGGCAAAGGCCCCGGCGTGGTGAAGGGCACTTTTGTCGAGTTGCCGCGCTTTTTTGCGGACACCCGGCGCGTGCAGGACCTGGAGTCGCGCCTGCTCACCTGTATGGAGCAACTGCAGGGTTTCAATGCGGCTGACATCGCCAAAACCAGCTTTGGTACAGGCGAGCAAAAGACCATTGAGTCGCTGGTGGCCTATATTTCGGGCGAATCGCGCGGCATGAGCTTCAACCTGCCGCAGGCCCATGCGCAGGAAAAGCTGATGTATGAAGTTGGCAAGAAGGTGTTCTACCTGCGCGGCGGCCCCTATGACTTTTCGTGTGCGTCTTGCCATGGGGAGGACAACAAGCGTGTGCGTCTGCAGGACCTTCCCAACCTGACCAAAGAACCTGGCGCCAGCACCGGTTTTGGCGCGTGGCCGGCCTACCGTGTTTCCAGCGGCGATTTGTGGAGCATGCAGCGCCGCCTGAATGACTGCTATCGGCAGCAGCGCTTTCCGTTCCCGGGCTATGCCTCCGACGCGACCATTGCGCTGGGCGTGTACATGGGTGTGAACAGCAAGGGCGGTGCCTCCACCGCTCCTGCGCTCAAGCGTTAA
- the soxZ gene encoding thiosulfate oxidation carrier complex protein SoxZ, with protein MSDPMRIRAQAQGDKTTVRVLVSHEMESGQRKDAAGKTVPAWFIQTINATWNGKTVMSAQWGTAVSKNPFVQFSFKGGKAGDKIVVNWVDNHGDKRSDEALVA; from the coding sequence ATGTCAGATCCAATGCGAATCCGGGCCCAGGCCCAGGGCGATAAAACCACGGTCCGAGTGCTGGTCAGCCACGAAATGGAGAGCGGTCAGCGCAAGGACGCCGCAGGCAAGACCGTGCCCGCCTGGTTTATCCAGACCATCAACGCCACCTGGAACGGGAAAACCGTGATGAGTGCCCAATGGGGTACGGCGGTGTCGAAGAATCCCTTCGTGCAGTTCAGCTTCAAGGGCGGCAAGGCCGGCGACAAGATCGTGGTGAACTGGGTCGACAACCACGGTGACAAGCGCAGCGACGAAGCGCTTGTTGCCTGA
- the soxY gene encoding thiosulfate oxidation carrier protein SoxY, whose protein sequence is MERREFLTSSSGATALALAAASGLVPAYAQNAPGWNKVAFDSKSFAEAAKTLGATSAPVESKELVLQAPEIAENGSVVRVGAQSSMANTTQIAFVVEKNPSALAALFDIPAGTDASVSTNIKMGQSSNVYALAKVGDKYFYAVKEVKVTLGGCGG, encoded by the coding sequence ATGGAACGTCGTGAATTTTTAACCAGCAGTTCTGGCGCCACGGCGCTGGCCCTCGCTGCCGCCTCCGGCCTGGTGCCGGCCTATGCGCAAAATGCGCCGGGCTGGAACAAGGTGGCTTTTGACAGCAAATCCTTCGCGGAGGCCGCCAAGACCCTGGGCGCCACCAGCGCACCGGTTGAAAGCAAGGAACTGGTATTGCAGGCCCCGGAGATTGCCGAAAACGGCAGCGTGGTGCGCGTTGGTGCGCAAAGCAGCATGGCCAACACCACGCAGATTGCATTCGTGGTTGAAAAAAATCCCAGCGCGCTGGCGGCGCTGTTCGATATTCCGGCCGGCACCGATGCCAGCGTCTCGACCAACATCAAGATGGGTCAGTCGTCCAATGTGTATGCGCTGGCCAAAGTCGGCGACAAGTATTTTTACGCTGTGAAAGAAGTGAAAGTCACGCTGGGCGGTTGCGGCGGCTAG